Below is a genomic region from Thiohalorhabdus sp. Cl-TMA.
CATCCCCGCCGTTCCGGTATCGAAGCCCAGCACGAGCAGGGTGGTCACCAGAAATACCGCCCCGGACACCACCAGGGCCAGCCACCGGGCCATTTCGTCACGATTGGGTCCCAGGGCCAGGACCAGCACCCCGCCCAGAATGGGCAGCCAGATGGATAAACTCAGGATGGGCAGCTGTTCCACGAGGTCCTCTCCCGAAGAAATTTCCCGGATCGACGGTTTACCGGATCAAGTACCAGCTGACCAGGACGAACACCCCGATCAGCATGGAAAAAGCGTAGTGATAGACGTAGCCGCTCTGGATCGTGCGCAGGCGCGCGGCCAGTTCTGCGACACGGCGGGTGCTGCCGTTGACCAGAGCGCCGTCGATGAGCTGCTGGTCGCCGCGGCGCCAGAGTACCCGACCCAGCCCTATGCCCCCCTCGGCGAAGACGCGCTCGAAGAGCTCGTCGAAGCCGTACTTCTTGGTGAGTATCGGGTAGATGGGCCCGCTCATGTCGGCGATCTTGGACGGCAGGTCCCGACGAACCATGTACAGGTAGTAGGCGAGGCCGATTCCGCCCACCGCCAGCACCAGCGGGATATACTTACTCCAACCGGCATGGTGATGCGCCAGCTCGTGAAGTACGTCGTGGTGATGGTCCACGAAGATGGCACCGCCGAAGTAATCCCCGAACACCACCGGCTCCAGCCACACGTACCCGGCGAACACCGACGGAATCGCCAACAGGATCAACGGCACGGTGATGACCCGGGGCGATTCGTGCACGTGCGACTTGGTGTGCTCGTCCATGCGCTCCGGGCCATGGAAGGTCATGAAATACATCCGGAAAGTGTACAGGGCCGTAATCACAACGCCGGCGAGCACCGCGAAATAGGCGAAGCCGGCCCCGGGCGTATGGGACAGGGCGGCCGCCTCGATGATGGTGTCCTTGGAGTAGTAGCCGGCGAAGGGCCAGATGCCGGCCAGTGCCAGGGAGCCGATCAAAAAGGTCCAGTGGGTCACGGGCATGTACTTGCGCAGCCCACCCATCTTGCGCATATCCTGTTCATCCAGGACGGCGTGAATGGCCGAGCCCGCGCCCAGGAACAGCAGCGCCTTGAAGAAGGCGTGGGTCATGAGGTGGAAGATGCCCGCCGCGTAGGCGGAAACACCCATGGCCACCACCATGTATCCCAGCTGGCTCAGGGTGGAGTACGCCACAACCCGCTTGATGTCGTTCTGGACCAGACCGATCAGGGCCATGAACAGCGCCGTCGCGGCGCCCACGATCAGCACCACGGCGAGGGCCGTCTCGCTATGCTCGAAGATGGGCGACAGCCGAGCCAGCATGAACACGCCGGCGGTCACCATGGTGGCGGCGTGAATCAGCGCGGAAATGGGCGTCGGACCTTCCATGGAATCCGGCAGCCAAACATGCAGCGGCACCTGGGCGGACTTGCCCATTGCACCCACGAACAGGGCGATGGCGATAAAGGTAACCACCGACCATTCCCATCCGGGGATGAGGGCGAAGGTGGCATGCCCCAGCTCACCCACCTGCTCGAAAACCGCGTCGTACTGAAGGGTCCCGAAGTAGGCGTAGATGGCCGCGATACCGAGGACGAACCCGAAATCCCCGACCCGGTTGACCAGGAAGGCTTTCAGGTTGGCGGCGATCGCCGTGGAGCGCTTGTACCAGAAGCCGATCAGCAGGTAGGAGACCAGCCCCACCCCTTCCCAGCCGAAGAACAGCACCAGGAAGTTGTTGCCCATGACCAGCATGAGCATGAAGAAGGTGAACAGGGAGATGTAGCTGAAGAAGCGGTTATAACCCGGATCGCCGTGCATGTAGCCGATGGTATAGACATGCACAAGCAGGCTCACGAACGTGACCACCGTCATCATCAGGGCGGTGAGGGGGTCGATGAGGAAGCCCACCTCCAGGCTGAGGTCACCGCTCACCAGCCAGTTGTAGACGGTCCCGTTAAAGGTGCCGCCCTGGAGCGTATCGGCAAGCACGTAGAGGGAAAGGAGGAAGGACGCGGCCACCCCCGGGATGGCCCAGCGGTGCCCGACCTCCCGGTCGCTCAGGGCCTTTGTCCCGGCCATGATGGCCCCCGCCAGCGAAGCCAGCGGGATCAGCAGGTAAAGCACTTCCATGATTACCGCTTCCCCTAACGAATCGTTGATCGCACCCCGGCCGCGTGGACCGGGGCCCCTTTTGGTCTTTGGTCCAGGGGCGGACCGCTAACCTTGCAGGCTGTTGATGTCGTCCACGTCGATGCTGCGCTTGTTGCGGAAGAACAGCACCAGGATGGCCAGCCCCACGGCCGCTTCCGCCGCCGCCACGGTCAGGATGAAGAAGACGAAAACCTGGCCGTCCAGGTTATTGAGGTGCTGACTGAAGGCGATGAAGTTCATGTTCACCGCCAGCAGGATCAGCTCGATGGCCATGAGGATGGTAATGACGTTCTTCCGGTTGAGGAAAATCCCCATGACGCCGATGGCGAACAGGATTGCCCCCAGCACCAGGTAATTGGAAAGCGGAATCATGCGATCTCCAGGGTCCGGATCGGGACGGGGTCCCGGGTCCTATTGCTCGGTCGATTGGCTCGATTCGGAGGGCATATCCACCATCCGAAGGCGGTCGCCCCGCTTCACCCGCACCTGATCGCCGGGCGCCTGGTATTTGGAATCCGGCCGGCGCCTGAGCGTCAGAGCAATGGCGGCCACGAGCGCCACCAGCAGGACCAGCGCCGCCACCTCGAAAGGTAGGAAGTACTCGGTGTACAGCACCCTACCCAACAGCGTGGTATTGCCCGCGGCCTCGCCGCCCAAGGCGCTTTCGCCGCCGATGACCGGCCCCCCGCCCCCGGCGGACAGCGCCATGGCCATCTCCACCACCAGGATGAAGGCGATCGCCGCCCCGAGCGGAAGATAGTTGAGAATCCCCTCCCGCATTCGGGACAGGTTGATGTCGAGCATCATGATCACGAACAGGAAAAGCACCATGACCGCGCCGACGTACACCAGGATCAGGGTGAAGCCGAGGAATTCGGCGCCCGCGAGAATGAACAGGGCGGAGCCGTTGAAGAAGGCCAGTACCAGGAACAGCACCGAGTGCACCGGGTTGCGGGCCGAAATCACCATGAAGGCGGAGGCCACCAGAATGGTGGCGAACAGATAGAAAATGGCCTCTAGGGCAGACATGGTCCCTGTAATTCCTCGCTTGCGGGCTATCGATGATGTTTCGGGCTCGGGCATAAACGTCCCGACCCGCAGCTCACGCAGGCCACAACCCGGGCCCGACCTCGCCGGCACTCAGCGGTACGGCGCATCCTGACGGCGGGCCTCGGCGATCTCGGCTTCGTACTGGTCGCCGATGGCCAGGAGCTTTTCCTTGCCGTACACCAAGTCGCCGCGTTCCTCTCCGTGGAACTCGAAGATGTGGGTCTCCACGATGGAGTCCACCGGACAGGACTCCTCACATAAGCCGCAGTAGATGCACTTGGTGAGGTCGATATCGTAGCGGGTGGTCCGACGGGTGCCGTCGTCCCGCTCCTCGCTCTCGATGGTGATGGCAAGCGCGGGACACACCGCCTCGCACAGTTTGCAGGCGATGCAGCGCTCCTCCCCGTTGGGGTAGCGCCGAAGGGCGTGGAGACCCCGGAACCGCGGCGACATGGGCGTATATTCGTCCGGGTATTGGACGGTGACCTTCCGTTTGAAGATGTGGCGGCCAGTGAGCATAAGACCGCGCCACAGCTCCGTCAAAAAGAAGGCCTGAAAGAACCTTGCGCCGGACATTACTCGAACTCCCATCTATCAGTGGAATACCGGGGCCAAGGGGGTCAGATTGGCCACAGCTATCACCAGGATCCATACCAGTGTCACCGGGATGAACACCTTCCATCCCAACCGCATGATCTGATCGTAGCGGTAGCGCGGGAAGGTTGCCCGGAACCAGAGGAAGAAGAACAGGAAGAGGGCCGTCTTCAGCAGCAGCCACACGGGCCCCGGAATCCAGGTGAACGGCGCCACCGGCAGCGGAGCGTCCCAACCGCCCAGGAACAGCAGGGCGGTCAGGATGGAGATCAGGATCATGTTGGCGTATTCGGCCAGGAAGAACAGGGCGAAGGTCATGCCCGCATATTCCACATGGAATCCGGCCACGATCTCCGATTCCCCCTCGGCCACGTCGAAGGGTGCCCGGTTGGTCTCCGCCACACCGGAGATGAAGTAGACCACGAAAAGGGGCAGAAGGGGAAGGAAGTACCAGTTCCAGATGCCACCGGTTTGCGCCGCGACGATCTCGCCGATGTTCAGGCTGTTGGCCGCCATGATCACGCCGATCAGAGCGAAGCCCATGGCAATCTCGTAGGCGATCATCTGGGCCCCCGCGCGCATGGAGCCGAGGATCGCGTACTTCGAGTTGGCCGCCCAGCCGGCCATGATCACGCCGTAGATGCCCAGCGCGGTCACCGCCAGCAGGAACAGCAGGCTGACGTCGATGTCCGCGAGCACCGGGGTTATCTCCCCGAAGGGCGTGTCATAGGTCGGCCCGAAGGGAATCACCGCCCATGCGAGCAGGGCGGGTCCCAGCGACATCAAGGGGGCAATGATGTACACGCCCTTGCTCGCCTGTGCGGGGAAGATGGATTCCTTCAGGAGGAGCTTCAGTCCGTCGGCGATGGGCTGGAGCCAGCCCCGCGGCCCGACCCGATTGGGCCCCACCCGCATCTGGATGTAGCCGATGACCTTGCGCTCGGCGAAGGTCAGGTAGGCCACCGAGAGCATCACCGGAGCCACGATGGCCACGATCTGGACCAGAATCCAGGCCACCGGAAGGACGTATTCGAATGTCCATGAGGCCAAGGTCATCCATCACCCCTCAAGTTTGGTAGCCAGAGCCCGGGCCGGAAAATGCGGCCGGCCCAGGCTACTTGTTCGTTTCGACGCGCACGTACCCGTGAGCGGGCCCCAAGGCCGCCGAGTCCTCTCCGGCGGGGATCCAGACGGTCCCCTTGGGCACGCCTTCGTCCAGGTGCACGGGCAGCCACACCGCCCCCTCCGAGCCCAGGAAGGGCGCCTCGGCGAATTCCCGCAGGCCCAGTTCCTCGGCGGTCTCCGGGCTGAGCGTGGCGGTAAGCCCGCCGAACTGCTCCTGGAGCGGCGGTGCATGCCGGACGAAAAGGTCGTCATGGTAGATGTGACGCGCGGGCACCCGCCAAAGGCCCGTCCCCTTCAGGGTCTCGGGCTCGGCACGGTACGCGGGGTCCGCCGGAGCCCCGCCCAGCACCACCCCGGTGCGAGCGACCGCGGCTTCCGCGTGGGTCCGGATCTCATCCACTTCGACGAATTCGCTCCCCGGCACGCCCAGGCTGTGCGCCAGGACCCGCAGGATCTTCCAGGCCGGACGGGCCTCGCCCGCGGGGTTGGCGGCCGGCTTGAAGGTCTGTAGGCGACCTTCT
It encodes:
- the nuoH gene encoding NADH-quinone oxidoreductase subunit NuoH, whose amino-acid sequence is MTLASWTFEYVLPVAWILVQIVAIVAPVMLSVAYLTFAERKVIGYIQMRVGPNRVGPRGWLQPIADGLKLLLKESIFPAQASKGVYIIAPLMSLGPALLAWAVIPFGPTYDTPFGEITPVLADIDVSLLFLLAVTALGIYGVIMAGWAANSKYAILGSMRAGAQMIAYEIAMGFALIGVIMAANSLNIGEIVAAQTGGIWNWYFLPLLPLFVVYFISGVAETNRAPFDVAEGESEIVAGFHVEYAGMTFALFFLAEYANMILISILTALLFLGGWDAPLPVAPFTWIPGPVWLLLKTALFLFFFLWFRATFPRYRYDQIMRLGWKVFIPVTLVWILVIAVANLTPLAPVFH
- the nuoL gene encoding NADH-quinone oxidoreductase subunit L, which encodes MEVLYLLIPLASLAGAIMAGTKALSDREVGHRWAIPGVAASFLLSLYVLADTLQGGTFNGTVYNWLVSGDLSLEVGFLIDPLTALMMTVVTFVSLLVHVYTIGYMHGDPGYNRFFSYISLFTFFMLMLVMGNNFLVLFFGWEGVGLVSYLLIGFWYKRSTAIAANLKAFLVNRVGDFGFVLGIAAIYAYFGTLQYDAVFEQVGELGHATFALIPGWEWSVVTFIAIALFVGAMGKSAQVPLHVWLPDSMEGPTPISALIHAATMVTAGVFMLARLSPIFEHSETALAVVLIVGAATALFMALIGLVQNDIKRVVAYSTLSQLGYMVVAMGVSAYAAGIFHLMTHAFFKALLFLGAGSAIHAVLDEQDMRKMGGLRKYMPVTHWTFLIGSLALAGIWPFAGYYSKDTIIEAAALSHTPGAGFAYFAVLAGVVITALYTFRMYFMTFHGPERMDEHTKSHVHESPRVITVPLILLAIPSVFAGYVWLEPVVFGDYFGGAIFVDHHHDVLHELAHHHAGWSKYIPLVLAVGGIGLAYYLYMVRRDLPSKIADMSGPIYPILTKKYGFDELFERVFAEGGIGLGRVLWRRGDQQLIDGALVNGSTRRVAELAARLRTIQSGYVYHYAFSMLIGVFVLVSWYLIR
- the nuoK gene encoding NADH-quinone oxidoreductase subunit NuoK — translated: MIPLSNYLVLGAILFAIGVMGIFLNRKNVITILMAIELILLAVNMNFIAFSQHLNNLDGQVFVFFILTVAAAEAAVGLAILVLFFRNKRSIDVDDINSLQG
- a CDS encoding NADH-quinone oxidoreductase subunit J; the encoded protein is MSALEAIFYLFATILVASAFMVISARNPVHSVLFLVLAFFNGSALFILAGAEFLGFTLILVYVGAVMVLFLFVIMMLDINLSRMREGILNYLPLGAAIAFILVVEMAMALSAGGGGPVIGGESALGGEAAGNTTLLGRVLYTEYFLPFEVAALVLLVALVAAIALTLRRRPDSKYQAPGDQVRVKRGDRLRMVDMPSESSQSTEQ
- the nuoI gene encoding NADH-quinone oxidoreductase subunit NuoI, with translation MSGARFFQAFFLTELWRGLMLTGRHIFKRKVTVQYPDEYTPMSPRFRGLHALRRYPNGEERCIACKLCEAVCPALAITIESEERDDGTRRTTRYDIDLTKCIYCGLCEESCPVDSIVETHIFEFHGEERGDLVYGKEKLLAIGDQYEAEIAEARRQDAPYR